gcgcagattgcgcctcgcttacacactgcttaatagcctacacaaaGGATGTAGAGCAATACTCAAAtacctttacatatgaaaaaaatttaatattaaggatgaacctatatatataatataataagaatagatataggatataaatataaaggattaaaatattacaaaacatattattttctagcctacataaatatgaaaaatcacagtttttttgccttcatctcgggaggctttttcagttcattcataacaattttcttttgtataatgttattattattagcagtattatttattatatccatatttatatttgttttattaaaaaacaagcttagatttgcccacctgcaggttttagaccatatggggcacagcatgtgttttaggatgtaactcaggtttttgaacacacttcgttattattgttcatttatttgtttgctggaaattagaactgaatttagaaatagtttcgaaacaaatatttgcgcttaacaaacaaaattaattatttataggctaattgatgtctgtgcgtaaaggtttcctaTCTACGGGAGCGAAAGGGAAAGTagatctctcattcttgcgcagtagatgctctgtttaactgttttctgttaaaaaaaactgttaactgtttgcttgtgaaatgcttggtttttccacttactttacgtcatttaaatagcaaatgcgctatggcacgacgcagctagctcttaaagggaatgggagatgagactctgaatggtttattctcaaaacacacctataactcattaagaaaataaactcaacccttttagaccatgcgcctcagcgcaaagcggattttcccatccttaaattagcaaaaatgcattctgacacgccctgaaagcgtttgcgccctgcgttttgcgctttgcgcatggaccgtcaaaacagAGCCCTTAATTTTAcaggttgaataagtgcatcatccgggtaattaaagtgcacttatgattTTAGAGTTTccaatgtgaacacactactttaactatttataatacaaaattgcttagaatagtgcataagtatgcaatttggtaCGCACCTATACACTACAGCccgtttagtttattcaattcacctatagcgcttgtctttAAACTTGtgttggaaaccagagcacctggagaaaacccacaccaacaatcgaaccagagaccttattggtgtgaggcgacagtgctaaccactgagccgtcGTATTGCTACATTGTCTTATCAATCATTAAAATGAGAAAGTGATGTCTATTCACAACTTACTGTCTTTGTATCAACAGTGCGATACTCTCTTCACATGTTATGTGTGTGATCGAACCTTCCCCTCGTCTGAGGAACTGACACAACATCAGTCGACCCACAACAAGGAGGACAAGCCCTTTAAATGTGTTCACTGCCAAGAATGTTTTCGTACATTCTCAGAGGTGaggcttattttgaaaacatttgaaCCTTAAATGATTGGTTAGatgtaatacatattttaaaaagtaattctgtcacaattcatttcaattaaatgtagcttttATTTTGATGGAAATTAATAAAGAGACACTTGTTGGAGATGTAGAAGTGTGCTTGAGCATATGTGTAGCAAACACAACTGCAGCATTATTTCACACATACAtgctttaaataaactttttgcAGTACAGTACTGACTAGTGCAGATAATGGTTTGATTAGGAGTACAGCTCTACTTCTGATTCATTCATCCAAAATTGAGCATATTCTATTACATACAGCCATGATACTGTCTGCATTTTTCACATTGTTAAATTCTGGGGCCCTACAATACACATTTACTAAAAATGTCTCACAGACTATTGACTTGTCATCGAGGATGTGGGAAATGATGTAGAGTTGATTTACCCGTACCCATGTTTCTTAAGATTTTGCACAATTGTTAATGTAACCCTATGTTTAATTTTCCAAATGTGTGACTTTCTCTCCACAAGTTAACAACGCATCGACGACAGGTGTGTCCGGAGCGTCAGTTTGTGTGTAAAGAATGCAACGAGACATTTCGAAGCCCCGGACTTTTGCGTAGCCATCGTTTGATGCAGCACCCCGTGCCCCAGGATGAAGAGGATGTGGAGGATCCCTCCAAGACCTACCGCTGTGGTAAATGCGGACGAGGATTTGAGGAAGAGGCAGAGCTCCTTCAGCATCAGGAGAACCACGCAGGAGACCGGCATTGCAACGGTGGCGCTGCTGTCAAACGCAGAGGGAGGCCCCCCAAATATGAGGCCGCAGCTCCCAGTGAAAAGAAggtaaagaaaaagaagaaggatGAAGACGCAGAGGAAACCAATCATTCAGAGGATGCTTCTGCAACATCGGCAAAAACAGGGGGAAGAAGAGGACGCCCTGCCAAATCCACCCAGGAACCCGAGGCGGAAGATGAGAAGGCAGAAAATGATGACAAGAAATCTGTCCCCGAGCCAGAACGGCAGATCCCTTGCACTGAATGTGATCTCACTTTCCCCACCCTGACGCTGCTGCGAATGCACAAGAAAGAGAAGCACACGCAGAAGAAGCCTCACCCCTGTAAAGAGTGTGAGGAGAGTTTTAACCGACCTGCGCAACTGCAGGCCCACATGGCCAGAGCACACAGCGTCGGACGGCACACCTGCCCCACATGCGGGAAAAGCTTTGGCAGAGAGAGCAACCTGAAGGCTCATCAGCAGAGCCACGAGAAAGAGGAGAAGCTGGCTGGAAAAAGATAATTCAGTTagagggagattttttttttgcaggtgtACGTTAACAAaacacatttgatttttttaatatgttgtgtATAGAAATATAGGTTGGGGGAGGGTTTGCGTTAGGGCTGAGGTTGTAACATAGCAGGCAATCCCTCAATTGAGTGACGTTTGAGAGCAACACTATGTGGACGTTTGAAAACTGGAAACCCAAAGGGTTGTGAGTTCAAGATTAACTATTAGTAACCATGTTTGGTGCTTCACTGTATCTTGACATCTGTACATAGCTTTGGCATGGCAAGAAAAAAAGGATTCATACCACAGCTGAAGTCTCATTTGTTGGGTAATCATGTTGTAACTAATACCATCAAGAGAACCCCACAGAAAAAGCCTTGTTATATTGTCTAAAGGCTTTacattgttgttttctttttcctttttttgttgaaaattttAAAGTCTTTTCTATGAATGTGTTCTTGTTTTTACGTAATTTTTAGAAGTGTACAATGATGAGTGGAAAGATTTACAAAATGATTGTTTTCTGATGAGGTTTGACTTGATATGATTTCAAATGTTTCCATTTTCTACAGGTATGACATGACATTTGACTTGAATTTAATGTTACCAACAAATAAGGCAGTTCTTTGCGTGAAGTAAATGTCTAAATAATTCACTGAAAGTGTTTTAAATgtcttctgcttttttttttacatttattataaacatttaaatgtcaagGATTCAAAAGGGAGGAGTTGTACTTTGTTCTGAAACAATGAATGCTTTTCAATTTAGTGCTACAATCAAGTATAACTATCTCAAACTGAAGTGTAAATTTTTTCCAGTGCCAGCTATTATTTTGGGATAAGGTTTTGAATAGCTTCTAACCAAATTGAAGAATAATTTTACTCACTTTCCTTCTGCTTTGTCACTGATTTTTCAGTAGTTGCCACTGCGGAATTAACTGCCCATTACTCtggcatgtttttatgcaggaaATGCCACAACCCAGCTGCGAAATTACACTAGCTTATCAACCCACAGTGCTTGAAAACATTctctcattcacacgcacactctATGACtatattagttttttaacttaatatttttaataggaagtaatacaatatcatatttgtgcatatacattagatatagtcagtactgaagccaaatctggagcttattcaacaaaataacttgcaataacgatccaaaaactagtacatccaaatttatatATCATAGAAAAATCttaatacaaattgtaaaaaaggaaaaaagtgtTCGAAAggttgtaggttgtaattttttttcaatattttgcttgaatttaattgtattatttttcaaattcttaatttgtttggtgactaaaatattattttaataaacatatacatttaataaatctgttttgttaaaatgtaccaatatacattgcctatattcactgagaaataatacaaatattcctATTCAAAAAAGGATGTACTCCGTTATGCTAaacactgtatgtatgtatatatatatatatatatatgtgagtgtgtgtgggtgtatatacagttgaattattagcccccctctttgatttattttttcttttttaattattttccaaattatgtataacaaagcaaggaaattttcacagtatgtctgataatttttttttcctgcagaaagccttatttgttttatttcgactacaataaaagcagtttttaattttttaaaaaacattttaaggtcaaaattattagcccctttaacctatattttttcgactgtctacagaacaaaacattgaaCAATGATTTGCAtcaacctgcctaattaacctagttaagcctttaaatgtcactttaagctgtaaagaagtgttttgaaaagtatctagtcaaatattatttactgtcatcatggaaaaaataaaataaatcagttattagaaatgagttattaaaactattatctttagaaatgtgttgaaaaaaatcattaaacataaactgaaggaaaaaacgggagctaataattcagaaatcaactgtgcatgtgtgtgtgtgtgtggtgtgtatcAAGCAGATCTTTTAAGATAAAGtacatataattaaattaaactttataTGTTAAATTGGTAAATCTGCACAGTTAAAAGAATAGTTGAAAACTAAATACTGAAAATGACAAATAAGAGACTTAATGTATAGTAAAATGAtacttgttttaaaatatgtcataggtctatttttacactttattatATTTATGCTATTTGATGTGTTGTCTTGTGTTAATCTAGTAAAACTGTTTGATTGAGTaactgctttttaaaacaattCCCCATCACCCCAAATCCCTAACAAAGCCACTGATGTGCCCTCAGTCTTTTATCAAGGAGCATTTCTATTACTGAAGTATGAACAGTTTTGAGCCAGAAAAGCtttgtgtgatttttaaatgcttatatgtttaatatatcgaaaggtttttttttttttttttttttttttttttttgctttatcttTACGCAAAACACCAAATTATTTTCCAACTGATTGGGTTACTGTACTGACCGTACTAACGCTCCTCTCCTACAGATGGCAACCTTTGCATTTTGGCCAGGCGTTTCATACCGGAAGAATCGACTGGACAGCAGCTCACCTTCTGCATGCAACCTGATTTGTGCTTTATTACTTTGTGTcgttataaaatagtttttgcCGTTGACGGTAATTTCAGTTACGCTTTGAGCAGTTGGTGATATTTTCAAAGCCGATCATGGCAGTTAAGGAATGACTATAAGTTAGCAGGCAGTATCAAAGGTCCATTGTTGCATTGCTGAACAGCAGTGTTTGCAAATGCTCGTCGAAGACAACTAGGTAATTATCTGAATGAAGAAAGCGTTATACTGTATTCACTGTACGGACTTACTTTGTCTTTAAGCCATGCCTGTTAGATTTTAGACACTGTTTAAATTATATCCAGTACCTAATTTCCTGGAATTCCTAATTACAGCCAGAATCAGgaaataattcatatttatttgacTTCATTGACGCATTCATGTAAggtaatatatttatttctctTGAGTTAAACTGTTTACATCtcttattttagtttaaataaagTTAACCATTTTATGTTCTCATCTTAAGTGGATGAGGTAAGTTCTAGTAAAATTTCAGATTTTGTTTGCATAATGACATATAAGTTGCCTGATTATACACAAACATATTCCCGTAATAATATTCagtttataaatatgaataaagcaTTAAATTTAGGTGTACGTTCTGCTGTAGTGGATATTTAAGACTCAAACTTATTATACTGTCCATGTAGTGTAACTGAAAtccacactacctgacaaaagtcttgtcgttgatcaaCGAAAGTggaagaaggtagatttttcagatgaatcatctgttgaacttcatCCCGATCAACATAAAAAGCTGCAGAAAACCTTTTGGAAACAGAATGGACCcaggattctcacagaaatcagtcaagtttgattaaggaaaaatcatggtttgggggttacattcagtatgagggcatgtgagagatctgcagagtggatgataaCATCAACAGCCTTAGCTATCAAGACAATTGCGCTGCCCATTGCATTGCGAACAACAGGAGAATGCaatttcttcagcaggatagtgctccttatACTTACAGCCTTCTCGTCAAAGTAcctgaaagcaaaggaggtcaaggtgctccaggattggccagcttaGTCACcagacattattgagcatgtatgggggtaagatgaagaaggaggcattgaagatgaattcaaagaatcttgatgaactctgggagtcctgcaagaacactttctttgccattccagatgactttgttaagttatttgagtcaattcagagatgtatggatgcagtcctccaagttaatgggagtcatacacaatattgattattttttcaccgcagcatgactttatattctatactggacattatttctgttatatatatatatatatata
This sequence is a window from Danio rerio strain Tuebingen ecotype United States chromosome 16, GRCz12tu, whole genome shotgun sequence. Protein-coding genes within it:
- the znf576.2 gene encoding zinc finger protein 576.2; this encodes MDSDLLKIEEMVMGGGEAAAAPAELPPEKPEDSYVTSIRDRLPPPVIQSYQHESLQCFQCFITFCNSKAKERHMKKSHREEYKQQLQQCDTLFTCYVCDRTFPSSEELTQHQSTHNKEDKPFKCVHCQECFRTFSELTTHRRQVCPERQFVCKECNETFRSPGLLRSHRLMQHPVPQDEEDVEDPSKTYRCGKCGRGFEEEAELLQHQENHAGDRHCNGGAAVKRRGRPPKYEAAAPSEKKVKKKKKDEDAEETNHSEDASATSAKTGGRRGRPAKSTQEPEAEDEKAENDDKKSVPEPERQIPCTECDLTFPTLTLLRMHKKEKHTQKKPHPCKECEESFNRPAQLQAHMARAHSVGRHTCPTCGKSFGRESNLKAHQQSHEKEEKLAGKR